The region CCGCCGCACAGGAGGTGTGGATGGCTGGGCCAGTGGCAGCGGTGACGGCATCTGCGTGACATCTAGTGACTGGGGCCGAGGCAAGGGGCTGGGCACAGAGCCCTTGGGTGTGTATGGGCTCCGCTGGCGGGCAAAGGAGCCCTCATGCCGTGAGTTCCGGGGACTGAAGGAGCAATGAGGCGGTCCCTTGGGGTGGTGGGGTCCGGGGGTTTCATCTGCCCTGTCCAGCTGCTGCAGCACTGCAGCCTTGCTCTGTAAGCAGGGCCCAGGGGGTTTGCCCAGTCCTGGGGAGCTGGTATGCGGCCTCACAGCATTGATGGGGATCTTGCCACTGTGCTTGTCATTCTCGCCCTGCTCCAGGCGGCTACTCTCAGGGCCCATGTGCCTGCCGCTGTCCAGGACGCCCAGGAAGCTCTCAGGGCTTCCACCTATCCCATTGGTGGGGAGAGGTGATGAGTTGGGGACCAGGGAGTCATGGCTTGCTTTGGAGACCTTGGGAGGCGGCCCAGGGTGGCCAAGGTCACGCTGATCCCCCCGGCGCTTGCGATTGCCCAGCCTGTCCAGCCGCTGCCCAGGTAGTCTCTGGATGTCGTTGCGGTTCTTCAGGTCATGGATGCTCTTGGGTGcgccagccacccccacctctggccgGCAGTTGTGGGCACCCCCATTAGCGGAGCCAGGGGCACCTGCCAGCCCCCGCAGCGCCGCCTCATTCTGGTGCACAGGCTCGATGAGCTTCTGCCAGCTCCTCAGCAGCTTCTTGGCCCGCTTGGCGAGCTCCTCATCCTTGGTCTTTTTGCGGACGTCGTTGATGAGCTTTCCAAGTCGCGTCTCCTACAACCAGAGAGAGACCATGACACCTTGTGATCCCTAAACCACTAGCTTCTCAGACACAAAACCCACAGGAAAAATGGGTCCTTTGTGACATCTAAATTCTCAAATCTAGTCCTCAGACGTACCATCCTGTAGGTTGATGGCTCCAAAGCCACTACAAGGCCACTTTGTTATGGAAGTTTTCAGGGTGAGAGCATACTGTGGCAAAGGCAACAGCAAACAAAGAGCCTATGGCCTGTGTTACTCACTGCAGCCTCCCCCCAGAAACCCCTCTCACCTCTGAGTGTGCAGTTCATCCTGCGAGGATAGAGCCCCAGCTCTGGGACTGACTACCTGCCCCAGGTTCTTATAGTGCCCGTGGAAAGGTGGTATTCTTGAGCTTGTACTGCAGGTTGGGAACACTCACCTCTAGTGCCTCTTTGGTAATCGGGTATTTCTCCAGGCTGGAGATGACTTCCAGCACCGCCACCATGTTCCGGATCTGTAAAACAAGAGCCATTCATCACATCCCTGCCCTTCTAGCCCGCTCCACCTCTCCCACACCAGGAGCCAGTGGAGCTGGCATCTCTGACGCCCTGTCCCCACACCTGCTCCCTGGGCAACATGGCActctctctcccatccacatACATGCCCACACGCCTGAGTGGCTATTACACAACTGAAACTCATTTATGAAACAAGATCTGCCCTTGACCCAGGAGATGCACTCTACTCTGCCGTCTGATGGGGTGGGAGGATaaagtgtttattaaataaaatgaaccaaGCTTAAAAGATCTATACATAACAGATTTGGCTAAATTACCAAGATCTGTAGAGTTCATCCAAAGACACCATAAAGAGAGCAGAAAGTCACAAGGTGGGTGAAGACAGATGCCACAGGGCCCCAGGGATCCAACTCTGGACTGTACAGAGACCCTGGGCAAATGCAGGAGGCTGCAGCACCAGGCCTCAAGTCTCCTAGTGATCAGGAAGTGCAGACCGAACCCTTAAGTGGACACACTGCACATGCCCACCTGGCAGAAACAGTACCTAACTATACCAGGGAATTCTTGGGACACCCAACTGGGGAGCAATGGGCTTTGTCCGGtacaaatatgtgtatatatcttaTGACCGAGCAATTAAGTCCCTTTACGATGTCTGCTGCAAGCAAGACCCTGCCCTACTAATACATGTTGTCACCCTGTTTAGTGGTCACGTGAATCCCAGGGTAAGTACTagtattattccattttacagataagagaTGACACAAAGTTCAAACATTATGTTCCAATGCTGATGATGAGACCATTGTCCTCTAGGAATtgaaggaacagagggagaaattCAAGAGTCATAGAAATAAGCAAACCATAGCTTTTGGACACCAACAAGATGGAGCTCAAACCACATGACATGAAATGTATATGGCCCATTCCACTCACACCAAGCACTGCAGCATGTTCAAAATGAACCACAGAcctgaatgaaagagaaaactctCATACTTCTAGAAGAAATGTTGCTACCTTCAGGTAAACAAAGGTTTCTTAGGAGCCCCAAAGCACTAACTAGCCAAGAAAAAACATGGACAAACTGGAAACtggcttcatcaaaattaagaactctGGCTTAATAAAAGACACTGCTGATGAAGAGGTGAGCCTTGGCCTGGGAGTATAGGTTGACAAAACATTCCCTTTGAAGGATTTAGATACAGGATAAGTAAAGAACTCCACTCcacactggtgtggctcagtaggttgggcatcggCCCATACACTGAAAAggtgccagttcaattcctggtcagggcacatgcctgggttgcaggctaggtcctgGTTGGGggatacgagaggcaaccaatcgatatttctctctcacacagatatttctgtccctttctttccccctcccttcccctcactctaaaaatagatagataaaacCTCCTGTAGTCCCACAAATCCAGCACCTACAGATTTCCAGTAGGCGGGTTTCCAGTGGGCAGGCTGGCCGGAAGGGGGAGCCCACACCCAGAATAAGTCCCCTACTCCCTCTAAAATCACACAGTAAGCGTATCACTCCCCTACAAACACTATAGAGCAGAGTTATGTAGGCACGATACAGTACGGAAACATACGCCTACCACCCAGCCACTGCAGCATCTCCTTGTAGCTTTCCCAGAAATATTCCTCACATCCACAAGTCTtagcacatattttaaaaaacaacacatgGTTTTATGCCTTGTTTTTTCTAACATCTGAAATGTGCAGCAGGACAGACCTCACCTTTTGCTCAGCCTTCTAGTGACAGAAAGCCCCACTGAGCAGGGCCTGTTGGGGGACACTTCGGTGTTTCCACTGGCTGTTACAGACAAAACCACAATCACCACTCTGACCAGACATGATTGTGGGCTAACAAATAAGCAGCCAGTGGGGCTGTGGACTCTAAGGCCATGAACTACTGTAATTagcccccaggaagccttccagcaCCATGGCATACCAGTTTCCTCTTGCTGCCAAAGTGTTCATACATGATCACAAACTGAGCAGCTTAAACAAAATGCATGGATCATCCCGGGTTCCAGAGGTTAGGAGGGCGCTAGGGTCTCCCTGGGCTGTGACCCAGGTGTTAGCAGGCTGTGCTCCATTTGGTGGGCTCTCAAGGACCCGTTACCCGCTCAAGGtgctggcagaattcagttcctcaggGCTGCAGACCTGAAGTCCCCATTCTTTTTGTGACTGTTATCTGAAGGCCATTCCCAGCTTCCTGAAGGCACGGCATTCCCTGGatcactgtccccaccccacccacactcaAAGTCAGCAATGTGTGGAGCCCTCACATCACACCTCCGACCAGTTGGGAAATGGTCTCTGTTTGCAAAGATTCCATCAGGCTGGGTCCGCCAGAACAATCCAGATCTACATCCTTAGTTACAAAAGTCCCTTCTGCCATGTAAGGTGCCATGTGCCCAAGTTCTGGGGACTAGGACATGGATGTCCGTGGAGACTGTTACTCTGCTGGCCTTGTGTATTCCCAGGTaagaaaattgtgtattttcttaCCTGCCCCATTTCCAGCTGAAGGCAGCACAGTGACCACAGAGCAATGACAGTGGCCCTTACTGTGCCTGAGGAACTCTCACAATGCTGCCCCTCTGTCAGGGGCCAACTTGCACCCTGGTAACAATGGCCTCATCTCATGATGTTTTTGTTTGGGGATGTGGCCGTGAACACATTCAGCTGGCTCTAAAAAGCTACTCCAAGCTGCACTGAGGGAGTGAGTATGAGAGGAGACACAATTGACACCCTGCACACCTCTAATGTGCTGTGAGCGGGATGCGGTGCCAGAGGAGACTGTGGTGAGGAGGCTGGTCCCACAGGGAGAGCAAGGCCACCAGCTCCCTGTTTCTGGCCCTGGGATTCAGCCCCAACAGGGTCCTGGGCTTGCCACATGCTCTGTCTCTACCCTGGTGACCTCACCCTGGTATATTTAGAGCTCTGGGTCCCCACACATTCCTGAACCAGCAGTCCCCACAGAGCAAGCCCAGCAGTACAGAGTGTCCTTGTCCTTGGGCAGACGCTGTCCCACTgccaggcaggagggggaggcagaACACCTGGGCAGGCCAGGGCTAGCAGTCAGTTGGTGCCGCAGACACCCCACAGCCAGGACCTTCTTTGGATGCTGCACAGGAGTTGAGAAGGGACAGGTCTGTGGGCCCTGCCATAACTCAGGTGGTATGCAGGGAGGCCTTCAGCCCTGTGAAAAACGCTGTCCTCTGTCTCCCACCTTCTACTCCTACTGCATGGAAGTTCAGGAGTCTGGCTCCAAGCCCTGGCCCTTACCACACCAGACAGACAGGAAATCTTGGGGGTCTATACAGTGCCAGACCAGGCTTCTGGCCTCAGAACCAGTAGGCAGCATCTCACCCTGGCCAGCCTGTTGGCAGGCAGTGCCCTTACCCCAGACACAAGGCTCCTCAACCTGTCTTACCAATTTACACACCCATCTACTCAGGAGTGGCAGGCCTCCCACTCTGGATGGAAGAGCCCATGGGCAGCATAGATGCCAAGGTGATGTGGCCAAGGGGAGGCTCCCATCCAGGCTACATGACTGTAAAGCCCAGCACGGGTCCTCACAGCAAGGAGATGGGTATCAGCTACAAGGCAGGCCAGGCATGCCTGCGGCAAGGGCATCACCTGAGTGGGGTCTCCTAGCATGGACAATAGAAGTCCCAAGGCCCTGGGAGATGGTGAGATGGCAAGAAAGCCttagaaaggggagaggagaccAGAATGAAGACAGTGGCATGAACGAGGATGCCAGGAGAACACAACCTGCCTTCTACCAACTCCGGCCCCAGTGGGAGCTGACAGCTGCCACCACCCCAATGGACCAACAGACCTGTCTGCGTGAAAACACATGTTCTCATCACCACAGCGCACATACTGCTCCATCCTGCAGGCTGGGGTGAGGACCCCATGCAGCCTCCTGCTGTCAGAAACAGCCCAGCACATCTGtgaccccccacccctctggctgtCTCCTTTGGGATTCTTCCCAGTAAAAAACACCTCAAAACCACCTGCCAACCAGCTTTCCCAAAAGAGGCAGAATCCACACACCAGGGAACCTGAGCACCAGCAGCCTTTCATTTCCTCATTAGGGGTCCCTTAACAGATGCagattaatttgtatttcttgaaCAATTAGTGAGCCTAGTATCACCTGCCCTTACTACCAATGATGACTGCCCGTGTGAACTGCTTACCACTCCAGCCCATTCATCCAACCCATCTGTTTTCAGTATTTGGCTGGCCTCGTTATTGCAAATAAATATTGCCCAGCCATGGAGCCCACAGAGTAGCGGCATTTGCCCCACATACATGTATACCTAAATGTTCTCAGAGGAGGTACAAGATGGGACAGAGCTACTCTGCACTGGTAACAGGCAATGGAGAACACTCAGGATCCTAAGGTGTCCACTGCAAAGGCAGGGCAGGAAGTCACCTCAGGTGTGATGCAGGTGTCTATGAAGTCAGCCATGACTACTGGTGGGACTGACTCCATAACCACTTTGCTGACGGTTCTTATTCTGAAGGCTCAGGGGGCACAATCAGGTACACTCAGTCAGACAGTTGGAACATGGGAGTTTATTTCGGGCAGCCAGCGTCTCCAACATCACACTTGCAGGCACCCCCTGGAACCCCCTggcaaaaaggagagaaagaacccTCATTAAGCACATCCTCATTAGGGGCAGGAAACAGGATGTTCTTCACTTCTGATCCAGTTCCCAGTGCTCTTAAGGGGTCTTCTCACCATGTGAAAACCAAGAGTAGGCATAAAGGAAGTAAAACAGCTCTCGTTCTCAGAAAGCCCATAATCCCCAAGTCACTAACCCAGCCAGCCTAGCTGGGGACAGCTGCTGCGTGACTCTCAGGGAGCAGGAAGAATGGGGTTGGACATACACAGGCAACAGCCCCAGGGAAGGGACGGCACCCCTCAGAAGCAGTCTGGGAAAGAGTATGGACCACGGCAGTGCAGGCTGTCTGTCACCATTCCTACTCAGGTGATGTCCCTATCCTGTCACATGGGAGCAATGACAGAGCCTGTGCACACTGCCACAGCACAGTACGCTCCGAATGAACGCTCAAGGTGCACTGCTCACCCTAATCTTTAATGGCACATTTTAAGCTCTTCACTGAAGAAATGATGCCGCCTGGAACTTGGTAAAAAAGAACTGGCCTGGGTgtcagtgtgggggaggggttcaggATAGAGGAAACAATGTTGATCTGGTAAGTAGGGTTTTGAGCTGGTATCTACTGATGCCAAGATGGTTACATTATTCTAATTTTGTATAAAATTTACCAAaatcttaaacaacaacaaacaaacccacaggttattaaatacacatatttcCTGACATTTGGATGGGACACTTCACTAGACCTGGAATGACAGGGCAGCTGTGTAGAGGTGAAGTGAGCGGATATCCATTTTCCAACTCCTCACAATGGCTCTGCGCTGCACACTTGGTGCGTGTGTGGGGAGAAGGCCAAGGGCTGGGTGGTTCCACAGTGAGCCTGTCGCCAGTCCCTTTACCCTCCGCACATGGTGCCAAAACAGCCTGCACTCCTAGAATAGAAAAGGCCTTGGGGTCTGGGTCTCCCTGCTAAAGAGCACAGAAGGCCAGAAGCTGGCTGTGCAGGAGCTTCATGCAGGAGAGGCCCTCCTGCCCACAGCCATCACAGGGAGGGTGTGTTCCAGGGTCCACAAGGGGCTTTTGATGTTATGGCAGAACACAAGACACACCAGAGCTCTTATCCACCTGTGGATGCCATTGCTCTATTTCAAGGGATATGTAGGTAAAGCCTAAGCTCTGAATAATTATCGCCTGGGGGTAATTCCACCCTGATGTGAAATAAGGAACCGAGACACCAAGCTTCCGAGTCTGCAAGCCCCTGGCTCATGGCTCTTTTCTCCACGCATCAAAGAGCCTCACTCCACCAGAAATACCCAACCTCTCGGTAAAGAAGCCAGACATGTGTGACCATGGTGAAAATGGGGAAACCCTGCACTCCCTGAGGTGTGAGCATTGGTGGGTCTGCCTGGACAGACTCTCACAGAACTGCCACTTGTTGGCTTCCTCAGGGGCCAAACTCGAGCTTTTCATCCTTAAAACCCcactttacaggtaaggaaactgagagtCCAGGGCTCACCATGTAGCTAGAAGGTGGTGGACTATGGCCTTCCAGCAGcatcccacccacatcccctcctGCCAACCTGCCACAGCAGGAAAACAGGTTACAAAGAGCTCCTGGAAGCCACACGGGAGCGGCAGCTTCATGCCCAGCAGCATTTTCAGATGGTCTTCAGGCTGCCTTTGCCTTCCTCTTTTACAACCAGGGAAACCCACACCCTCCCACTAAAGCAGAGGCTTTAGCCCACCCACAAGCTTACCCTGAGCCGCAAGCCACTTTAAGTAAACGATGGTGGCCCTGGAGTCTGCTCCCCTCCTGGCTGTAGATGGTACACACTGAGGGCGGACTCACCCCGTCTCACTGTCTGGCCAGTGCCCTGACCAGCCTGTGGGCCTGCATCTGCAGGGCAGCCCACACCAACTTGTTCAGAAGGTTCAAGGATGGCTGGTCAGCAGTAAAAACCACTTcagtttaaagccctggctggcgcagctcagtggattgagcgtgggctgggaaccaaagtgtcccaggttcgattcccagccagggtacattcctgggttgcaggccagaacccccagcaaccgcacattgatgtttctctctctctctctctcccttccctctctaaaaataaataaaatctttaaaaaattattttaaaaaacaacaaaaaaaccacttcagtttaaaaatcaaaaatgtggaagtcatctttttttcttcttttaaaacgCAGAATGGCCTagacaacaatgacaaaaaccacTTAGCTCAAAAGACTTTGGATGTGTTCATCAGCAAGCAAGCTGTCCTTCCAAACCAAAACATGCCACAGATGGCACCCAGAAGCAACCAGACTTTGAGCTTTTCAATGTGCTGAGCATTCTAATGCCttcctcagctgagtcaccgttCCCTGCCAGCCCCACAGCAGGTGCCAGTCGTGTCTGCTGAGGGTGAATGAAATAGGGCTTTGCTGGGTGAGTGTGTCTGTGATTTCTGTCCCAGCAGCAACCATTTTCAGCCATGGCAAGTCTTCCTCCTGCTTCTGAAAACTCCACACATGTTCCCTGGAGGATGCTGTCCTGTGACCCGAACTGCCTCAGTCACAATTTGGTGCAACAGCCCAGCCCATGTCTCATCATGCAGTCTTCCTGAGttaaggaaaagaagtcagtgcagCTTGATCCTCCTTCTCGATCCAGGAAGGTACAGCCTCCTTGGCCCTGCTCTGCCTTGCCTTGTCTCACAGCCAGACAGAAAGAGCAAGGGGAACCTCCCTTGGGCAAATGCCATGCCAGTGTTGTGTCTGGCAAAGGCACCATCTTCCACCAGGATGCCGTGGAAGCCTCACAGCCACAGGAACAGAGTCTCTGGCAGAGGAAGAATGACACTGAGGTGCAGGGTAGGGGGTTTCTCTCAGGTGCAGCAGCCAAGCTCACTGCTTGCAAAAGCACAGAAGCACTTCCTCCTCAATGGCGCCCATCTGCTCCCGAGGAGCACCCACAGCTGGAGCCTGCCCACCACCTGCATGGCCTGCCTGTCTGCAGAGGACCCACAGCCAGAGCATGAAATTGCAGCTGTAACTGGGCCCATGGGATGGAAACTCCCGCCTCACCCAGGCAGCAGACTGAGCACGGAGGAGTGAGCAGGGGAGGCACTACTCCTCTCTGCAGCCCCAGTCCCCAAgctgtccccctctctcctttaTATCCCAGCAGCTCTTTCCAACAAAACTGCGAACTTAAACTCTCCTGACCTCTGAATTAGGTCAACAGAAAGTACAACTGACGTAATTCAGCTGTTTTTTAAGAGCTCTCAACATGTCATCTGTGAACTGGTTCATTCCTACACTGACACAACTGAAAAGTCTGAAAGCCAAGCAGACCATTTATGTCTGCCAGATGAGCTCAGAGAGGGGCCCGGCTGGCAGTGTACCCAATGACAGCACACCAGGATGCCAACTGTGCAAGACAGAATGATGAGGCACTGATGGAAGGGGCATACAAGTGCTCAGCCCACAAGCACATGAAAATGGACTATCCAAAATGAGAATGAGCCAGCCTTTTAGGAACTGATGGGGGCTAACCTCCAAGAGACTGTTAAGCAAAGCAGCAAGGTGAAAACAGTACACTCCAGTGCTGCTAACAGAAAATGCCTGGCTGTAGGGCTAGGCAGAGATGCAGTGGGGCTCAACTCTCATGTAAGCAAAAGCAGCCACCAACCCAAGCTCCTTCTCCATGTTCTGGGAAGCCCAGGCAGAAAGTTGGGAAAAGCTCAGATCATGTCTGTAGGTGCTGAATGGTGCACTGACCGCTGCCCTTGGCGACTCTGTAACCTCAGAGACCAGGCCAGGCATGCCTGGCACACTCACCATCAAGCTGTTCCATGGCCCTAGTGCAGTGCCAGGAGGCCACCCCTCCCGCCTACCTGCTACCCCACAGTCCTGGCTATGTGTGGGGTTGGAGTAATGGCAGTGGCAGAAGGGCTTTCTCAGTGGTCATTCCTGCAACAGAGGCCACACTAGAGAGAATCAAGGACACCATCACCCATGGAACAGGAGGGTGAGCCTGGGCATTCTATGTCAGACATCACCTAAAGATGGACACACACCCTAcaacccagcagttccactccagGGCATGCACTAACAGAAGCGAGAGTATCAAGAATGGTGGGGGCAGCCATATTCAGAACAGCACCAAGTGAAAAACACCTGCATGGCCGAAGTGAAGGTGGTAACTCAATCACGGTTTAGCCATTCAACACAGAGTGAAGGAACCACTGCTAAACactaagaaaaatttcaaaactgtCAGATAATGAAAAGCCAGAGACCCAAGAATACATTCTATATTGAAGTGCAAGACCTCTCGATGGTGACAAAGTcagggaagtggggggtggggaatgaccAGGAGACGGAACAAGAGTGCCTTCTAGAGAAATCCTCTATTTCTTGACCTGACCGGGGTGGGACTTCTTGGGTGTGTTCACTTCATAAACCTTCACTGAAATGTGTAACTTATGACTCTAACACTTTTCTGGATGTATGCTATACTTTAAGAAACTGATCTTATACAGAGGTCATCCTGTCCTAGAAACAAATGCCAGAGTTGCTGAGactgagaggaggaagaggcccTAGCAAACCagcccttcactcccctcccccacagagacaCAGACCCTCTGAGTCCCATAGAATAAAGCCTGAGACCTGTGGCACTGTAAGCCTAGGCTATCCCTGAGACACAGGGTATGCACTACACTTCACAGCTCACACAGACATATGTCCACATGTTCCTCCTATGTAGGGGTCAGTCTGGGGAGGACAAGAGCATTCTAAAGGTTCCAAAAAAGAAGCACTCAGTAAGTAGTTACTGCTACTTGCAAGACCAAGTCTAAGGTTATGAGAGCAAGGTAGGCCACTGCCTGGGCATCACCTACCAGCACTGTGCTGGGCGTCTGTCGCCTACCACATGGTGGTCTCCTCTGAGACCACAGACCTCCACAGTAAGTATTATGCTGCTCCCCCAACAAGGAAGCCAAGAAACCTGTTACATACCTGGCCACATGTTCATTTCTGACCTAACCTGCTAACCTAACCTGTGCAGTCAGCCCAGGCCTGCCTCTATGCAACAGGCCATTAGCAAGCCATGCTGGTGACCTGAGCAGAAATGGGCAGCTGGCTCAAGGGAAAGCAATGGGACAATTAGGATAAGGAGTCTGTCTGCATGCTTACACAGGAAAAAGACAGCAAAGAAAGGGAGACCAGAAATTAAATTGGGGAGGCAGATAACACTTAAAAATTGATGCaatttgtcaaaataaaaggCCTTATGATCATTCCAATCaatacagaaaaacatttgacaaaattgtaaatctatttctaataaaaactttcagcaaactaggaatagaagaaaacCTCCTtggctgataaagtgcttctacAATGCCCACAGCTAATGCTATACCTAATGATAAGAAGCTGAATGTTTTCCCCCTAAGAAAAGATACAAgatgccctgggtggtgtggctcagtgattgagcgcctgaatgcaaaccaaagggctgagttctattcccaatcagggcacatgtctgagttgcatgCCAGGTGACTAGTAGGGGGTGCTCACGtggcacccacacactgatgtttctcttcccctctccctcccttcccctctttaaaaataaataaagtcttaaaaaaagaaaagatacaagaCAAGGATGCGAGCTTACCACTCCTATTCAGTCTTGTCAGAAGTTTCCAGCCagtacaataaaggaaaaaaaaaatgtcattcaccttggaaaagaggaagtaaaactgtctttacttACAAATACCAGAATAGTATATATGAAAACTCTTTCGAAAGGTACAAGTTCAAAACATGGCTCAGAAATTAAAAGAGGCCTCAATTAATGGAGAGATACAGCAAGGTAATGGACTGGAAGAGTCAAAATCTTTACAATGTCAAGTCTCCCCCAAactaatctatagattcaatgcaatcccaaccAAAATTTTATCAGGGTCTTTAGGAGAAATTGACAAGGCGATTCTTAAATTCATATGGAAACACAAAGGCCAACaaactttgaaagaaagaaaatggaacactCATATTATCTGACTTTAAGACTTACataattaagacagtgtggtattatTTGTGCCAAACAGATCAATGAAAGAATAGAGTCCATTAGCAGACCCACACATACATAggcaactgattttttaaaaattttttatttatttattttttaaagagggaagggagggagaaaga is a window of Phyllostomus discolor isolate MPI-MPIP mPhyDis1 chromosome 8, mPhyDis1.pri.v3, whole genome shotgun sequence DNA encoding:
- the MED26 gene encoding mediator of RNA polymerase II transcription subunit 26 isoform X2, with product MRVASVWRGRDSSSSIRNMVAVLEVISSLEKYPITKEALEETRLGKLINDVRKKTKDEELAKRAKKLLRSWQKLIEPVHQNEAALRGLAGAPGSANGGAHNCRPEVGVAGAPKSIHDLKNRNDIQRLPGQRLDRLGNRKRRGDQRDLGHPGPPPKVSKASHDSLVPNSSPLPTNGIGGSPESFLGVLDSGRHMGPESSRLEQGENDKHSGKIPINAVRPHTSSPGLGKPPGPCLQSKAAVLQQLDRADETPGPHHPKGPPHCSFSPRNSRHEGSFARQRSPYTPKGSVPSPLPRPQSLDVTQMPSPLPLAQPSTPPVRRLELLPSAAESLVHWLEQPEGHQRLSGPGCKAGLPPAEPILPRAGFSPDSSRADSDAASPGGSDSKKKKRYRPRDYTVNLDGQMAEAGVKPVRLKERKLTFDPMTRQIRPLTQKEPVRADSPVHTEQPRTELDKSEAKASLQSPFEQTNWKELSRNEIIQSYLSRQSSLLSSSGAQTPGAHHFMSEYLKQEESTRRGARTPHVLLPPGSPTDLPGLSRQVTQDDLDRIQAHQWPGVNGCQDTQGNWYDWTQCISLDPHGDDGRLNILPYVCLD
- the MED26 gene encoding mediator of RNA polymerase II transcription subunit 26 isoform X1, producing MTAAPASPQQIRDRLLQAIDPQSNIRNMVAVLEVISSLEKYPITKEALEETRLGKLINDVRKKTKDEELAKRAKKLLRSWQKLIEPVHQNEAALRGLAGAPGSANGGAHNCRPEVGVAGAPKSIHDLKNRNDIQRLPGQRLDRLGNRKRRGDQRDLGHPGPPPKVSKASHDSLVPNSSPLPTNGIGGSPESFLGVLDSGRHMGPESSRLEQGENDKHSGKIPINAVRPHTSSPGLGKPPGPCLQSKAAVLQQLDRADETPGPHHPKGPPHCSFSPRNSRHEGSFARQRSPYTPKGSVPSPLPRPQSLDVTQMPSPLPLAQPSTPPVRRLELLPSAAESLVHWLEQPEGHQRLSGPGCKAGLPPAEPILPRAGFSPDSSRADSDAASPGGSDSKKKKRYRPRDYTVNLDGQMAEAGVKPVRLKERKLTFDPMTRQIRPLTQKEPVRADSPVHTEQPRTELDKSEAKASLQSPFEQTNWKELSRNEIIQSYLSRQSSLLSSSGAQTPGAHHFMSEYLKQEESTRRGARTPHVLLPPGSPTDLPGLSRQVTQDDLDRIQAHQWPGVNGCQDTQGNWYDWTQCISLDPHGDDGRLNILPYVCLD